The Balaenoptera acutorostrata chromosome 15, mBalAcu1.1, whole genome shotgun sequence genome contains a region encoding:
- the GPC2 gene encoding glypican-2: protein MYALRSLLLLLLPLCPGPGPGPGIEAKVTRSCTETRQILGARGYSLSLLPPALISGEHLRICPQEYTCCSSEIEQKLTWETEATFRGLVEESGSFLVHTLAARHRRFDEVFREMLSSAEHSLSLLFHRSFGRLYAQHTSLFSGLFSRLRDYYERSGEGLDDALVDFWAQLLEKMFPLLHPQYIFSPDYLFCLTRLASSADDSLKPFGDSPRRLRLQITRALVAARAFIQGLETGRDVVSETLKMPLSEGCKRAVMRLTGCPLCRGVPSLPPCRGFCLNVAHGCIGSQGLDPDWGAYLDGLLFLAEKIQGPFSFELAAQSVGVKIAEGLMHLQENSVGLSAQVFQECGSPQPAPARARRAPAPREEVGRLWSAAAAEEERPTTAAGASLPRLVWELRERLGRVRGFWAGLPLTVCGDPRVAADLSQEAAPCWTGAGRGRYLSPVVGGPQAGQIDNPELDAEASSPDLQTRRRRLQLRAATTRMKAAALGRDLELEDWEDASGSGEGQHYADDWMAGAAAVAPPARPPRPPRRDGAGGRGGGVIIRHSQDKSRTGGTSVGFHTQPLLILFLSALALLGPR from the exons ATGTACGCGCTGCGATCTCTTCTGCTTCTCCTGTTGCCTCTGTGTCCCGGTCCTGGTCCTGGACCCGGTATCGAGGCAAAGGTCACCCGGAGTTGCACTGAGACCCGGCAGATCCTGGGGGCCCGGGGATATAGCTTAAGCCTACTCCCTCCCGCCCTGATCTCAg GTGAGCACCTCCGGATCTGTCCCCAGGAGTACACTTGCTGTTCCAGTGAGATAGAGCAGAAGCTGACCTGGGAGACTGAGGCCACCTTCCGAGGCCTGGTGGAAGAGAGCGGCTCCTTCTTGGTTCACACACTGGCTGCCCGGCACAGAAGATTTGATG AGGTTTTTCGGGAGATGCTCTCGTCAGCTGAGCACTCCCTGTCCCTGCTCTTCCACCGCTCCTTCGGCCGCCTGTATGCCCAGCACACCTCCTTGTTCAGTGGCCTGTTCTCTCGGCTACGGGACTACTATGAGAGGTCCGGTGAGGGGTTAGATGATGCCTTGGTGGATTTCTGGGCTCAGCTCCTGGAGAAAATGTTCCCCCTGCTGCACCCACAGTACATCTTCTCCCCTGACTACCTGTTCTGCCTCACGCGCCTGGCCTCTTCTGCTGATGACTCTCTGAAGCCTTTTGGGGACTCACCCCGCCGCCTCCGCCTGCAG ataACCCGGGCCCTGGTGGCTGCCCGGGCCTTTATCCAGGGCCTGGAGACCGGAAGAGATGTGGTCAGCGAAACGCTTAAG ATGCCGCTGTCCGAAGGCTGCAAGCGGGCTGTGATGCGTCTGACAGGCTGCCCCCTTTGTCGGGGGGTCCCTTCGCTGCCACCCTGCCGGGGCTTCTGCCTCAACGTGGCCCACGGCTGTATCGGCAGCCAGGGACTGGATCCTGACTGGGGGGCCTATCTGG ATGGTCTCCTGTTCCTGGCCGAGAAGATCCAGGGCCCCTTTTCCTTTGAGCTAGCAGCACAGTCCGTCGGGGTGAAGATCGCGGAGGGTTTGATGCATCTGCAGGAAAACAGCGTGGGGCTGTCAGCCCAG GTGTTCCAGGAATGCGGGAGCCCCCAGCCGGCGCCGGCCCGCGCCCGCCGTGCCCCAGCCCCCCGGGAGGAGGTGGGCCGGCTCTGGTCGGCGGCGGCAGCGGAGGAGGAGCGGCCCACGACGGCTGCGGGCGCCAGCCTGCCCCGGCTG GTGTGGGAGCTCCGCGAGCGGCTGGGCCGGGTGAGGGGCTTCTGGGCCGGGCTGCCGCTGACAGTGTGCGGGGACCCCCGCGTGGCTGCGGACCTCTCCCAGGAGGCGGCGCCCTGCTGGACCGGAGCTGGGCGGGGCCG GTACCTGTCGCCCGTGGTCGGGGGTCCCCAGGCCGGGCAGATCGACAACCCAGAGCTGGATGCGGAAGCCTCGAGCCCCGACCTCCAGACGCGGAGGCGGCGGCTGCAGCTCCGGGCGGCCACGACCAGGATGAAGGCGGCCGCCCTGGGACGCGACCTGGAGCTGGAGGACTGGG AGGACGCTAGCGGCTCTGGAGAGGGACAGCACTATGCAGATGACTGGATGGCTGGGGCAGCAGCTGTGGCCCCCCCGGCCCGGCCTCCTCGCCCTCCTCGAAGGGATGgtgctgggggcagaggaggaggtgTCATTATCCGCCACAGCCAAGACAAGAGCAGGACTGGAGGAACGTCTGTCGGTTTTCACACCCAACCCCTCCTCATTCTCTTCCTCTCAGCCCTGGCCCTGCTTGGACCTCGATAA